The genomic window AAAATAATTCTTACTTCTGATAATCCTCGATCGGAAAATCCGGAAGAAATTATTCGCCAAATGCAAAAAGGGGTAGATGGAATTCATTACAAAAAAACACTTTCTATCACTGACAGAAAAGAAGCTATAAAAACAGCTTGTTCATTCGCAAAACCAGGAGATATCATACTTATCGCTGGAAAAGGACATGAAAAATATCAAGAAATAAAAGGAGTGAAATATCCATTTGATGACATGCAATTATTAGATGAAAACTTAAAAATTTTTGAGAACTAATGTTTTACTATTTATTCGACTATTTACACAAACATTTTAATCTGCCGGGTGCGGGAGTATTTCAATATATCTCTTTCAGAGCAGCAATGGCAGTAATTACTTCGTTAATCATTTCTATGATTTTCGGAAAAAGTATTATCCGATTACTGCATAAAAAATTGGTCGGCGAAACGGTTCGGAATCTTGGTTTGGCAGGAGAACAACAAAAACAAGGAACGCCTACAATGGGTGGTTTAATTATACTTGCAGCCATTTTGATACCTACTTTATTGTTTGCAAAATTAGATAATGTCTATATCGTATTGATGCTCATTTCTACTGTATGGCTTGGTATTATTGGTTTTTTAGATGATTACATAAAGGTTTTCAAGAAAGATAAAAAAGGATTGGCGGGAAAATTTAAAGTGCTCGGACAAGTGGGATTGGGAATTATCGTCGGACTTATTTTGTACTGCAACCCTTATGTAGTGGTGAAAGAAAAAATTTACAGTCCGCAAAAACCTGCATTCGGACAAGTAGTAGATGGAAAAGACGGAATGACTACGTTGCCGATTTATTCCAAAGAAGTAACAAAATCAATGGAAACGACCATTCCATTTGTAAAAGATAATGAATTTGATTATGCGAGTATATTAAAATTTATGGGCAATGGTTATGAAAAATGGGCGTGGCTCATTTTTATTCCGATCGTCATTATCATTATCACGGCAGTTTCGAACGGAGCCAATATGACGGATGGTTTAGATGGACTTGCGACAGGAACTTCAGCCATTATTGGAGTAACACTCGGCATCTTCGCTTACGTTTCGGGTAACACAATTTTTTCGGATTATCTCAACATTATGTACATCCCAAATTGTGGCGAACTGGTAATTTTTATGGGCGCATTTGTGGGTGCTTGTGTTGGATTTTTATGGTACAATTCTTTTCCTGCGCAAGTTTTTATGGGCGATACAGGAAGTCTTTCTTTGGGCGGAATCATTGCTGTTTTTGCAATTGCCATCCGCAAAGAATTATTGATTCCTGTTTTGTGCGGTGTTTTTTTAGTGGAAAATGTTTCGGTGATGTTACAAGTTGGTTATTTCAAATACACTAAAAATAAATACGGTGAAGGAAGACGGATTTTCAAAATGGCGCCGCTGCATCATCACTATCAAAAAATGGGTGTACATGAATCAAAAATTGTTTCTCGTTTTTGGATTATCGGAGTAATGCTTGCGATTTTAACCATTGTTACACTTAAGTTGAGATAAGGAAAAAATGCGTAAACAAAGAGTTGTCATATTAGGAGCAGGCGAAAGCGGAGTGGGAGCTGCAGTGTTGGCAATGCAAAAAGGGTTGGATGTTTTTGTGTCGGATAAAGGAATGATAAAAGAAAATTTCAAAACTATTTTATCGCAAAATAAAATCGAATGG from Bacteroidia bacterium includes these protein-coding regions:
- the mraY gene encoding phospho-N-acetylmuramoyl-pentapeptide-transferase, which gives rise to MFYYLFDYLHKHFNLPGAGVFQYISFRAAMAVITSLIISMIFGKSIIRLLHKKLVGETVRNLGLAGEQQKQGTPTMGGLIILAAILIPTLLFAKLDNVYIVLMLISTVWLGIIGFLDDYIKVFKKDKKGLAGKFKVLGQVGLGIIVGLILYCNPYVVVKEKIYSPQKPAFGQVVDGKDGMTTLPIYSKEVTKSMETTIPFVKDNEFDYASILKFMGNGYEKWAWLIFIPIVIIIITAVSNGANMTDGLDGLATGTSAIIGVTLGIFAYVSGNTIFSDYLNIMYIPNCGELVIFMGAFVGACVGFLWYNSFPAQVFMGDTGSLSLGGIIAVFAIAIRKELLIPVLCGVFLVENVSVMLQVGYFKYTKNKYGEGRRIFKMAPLHHHYQKMGVHESKIVSRFWIIGVMLAILTIVTLKLR